A segment of the Lelliottia amnigena genome:
GCAGTTCCTGAAGCAAAATCCGCTGGCTGTATTAGGGGTATTACGCGACCTGCATAAGGGCGAAGTCCCTTTGCGCATCAGTTGGTCTACAAATCAGTTTATTAGCAAGATTCTTGAAGCCACCCCTGAGCGACTGGTCATCGACCTCGGTAGTCAGGAATATGAAAACCGGGCGGCGGTGCGCGCGCAAAATCTCTCCGTGATGGCGGAAACGAAAGGCGCAAAAGTCGAATTTGTCCTGCCGCAATTGATTCAGGGCGACTATCAAGGTCTGCCTGCTTTTTTTGCGCCATTACCCAACAGCGTGTGGTTTGTTCAGCGCCGCGAGTATTTTCGTATCAACGCCCCGCTGCATCCGTCCTATTTTTGTAAAGCCAAAATGCCGGATAAAAAAGAGATCCGCTTTCGCCTGTTTGACCTTTCGTTAGGCGGCATGGGCGCATTAATGGACACT
Coding sequences within it:
- the ycgR gene encoding YcgR family protein — protein: MSNYSEQFLKQNPLAVLGVLRDLHKGEVPLRISWSTNQFISKILEATPERLVIDLGSQEYENRAAVRAQNLSVMAETKGAKVEFVLPQLIQGDYQGLPAFFAPLPNSVWFVQRREYFRINAPLHPSYFCKAKMPDKKEIRFRLFDLSLGGMGALMDTARPEGLVEGMRFSQIELDMAAGDGFTLTRS